Proteins encoded by one window of Bacteroidia bacterium:
- a CDS encoding DUF4270 domain-containing protein → MQHFKRLWMACVVLLSISCNKPDSVGLNLLPGEDAMNVDFFDTLTLQTSYKQEDSLRTDAHLLYELQATNHQLMIGKYVDPVFGETSAELFTQLKPSAVFSNTNKTFDSLFLNLAYISNYGDTSALQTFEVYELTDAMYDTASYYSFNNLNYSTKVGEITFKVEDVKDSIVNIDSTKSAPRLRLRLDDVLGQKIFNSDLSDPSKFKETVKGFCIKPAAASYGSIINFDAKTTVSSMIMYFTDPATTGIDSLPFYFYSSDGSIARFSRFTHDYSAFDFTNPLTDKAYVQTMGGIKTKITIPYLNNLKQLGPISINKAELIINVDPGTVTNFPAPDALSLYAIDSEGQIQTLPDLTRSSTLFGGGLANNQYRFNIAQFLQQILYEKRIDYGMYLRVRVPVAFQTPNRVALTGGDSMSTLRMKLQITYTKLNP, encoded by the coding sequence ATGCAACACTTTAAGCGTTTGTGGATGGCATGTGTCGTGCTTCTAAGCATTTCATGTAACAAACCCGATTCTGTAGGTTTGAACCTCTTACCCGGAGAAGATGCCATGAATGTTGATTTTTTCGACACATTGACACTTCAGACTTCATATAAGCAGGAAGACAGTTTGCGTACCGATGCACATCTGCTTTATGAACTTCAGGCCACCAATCATCAGTTAATGATCGGAAAATATGTTGACCCTGTTTTTGGTGAAACAAGTGCTGAGTTATTTACACAACTTAAGCCATCAGCAGTTTTTTCCAATACCAACAAAACATTTGATTCGTTATTTCTGAATCTGGCATATATTTCTAACTACGGTGACACTTCTGCCTTGCAGACTTTTGAGGTTTATGAACTCACTGATGCCATGTATGACACGGCAAGTTATTATTCTTTCAACAATCTTAATTACAGCACAAAAGTTGGCGAAATAACATTTAAGGTTGAAGATGTAAAAGACAGTATTGTAAATATTGACTCAACAAAAAGTGCCCCACGACTGCGTCTGCGACTAGATGATGTTTTAGGTCAGAAAATATTTAACTCCGACTTAAGCGATCCATCAAAATTTAAAGAAACGGTTAAAGGTTTTTGTATTAAACCGGCAGCAGCATCGTATGGAAGTATTATCAATTTCGATGCAAAAACAACCGTTTCGTCAATGATAATGTATTTTACAGATCCGGCTACTACAGGCATTGACTCATTACCGTTTTATTTTTATAGTTCTGATGGCAGCATAGCCCGTTTCAGCAGGTTTACACATGATTATTCAGCATTTGATTTCACCAATCCTCTGACTGATAAAGCCTACGTTCAGACAATGGGTGGTATAAAAACAAAGATCACCATTCCCTATCTCAACAACCTGAAACAATTAGGACCTATATCCATTAATAAAGCTGAATTAATAATTAATGTTGACCCTGGTACCGTAACCAATTTTCCTGCTCCTGATGCATTGAGTCTTTATGCCATAGATTCTGAAGGGCAAATACAAACTTTGCCTGATTTGACACGTTCATCTACACTTTTTGGCGGTGGACTGGCAAATAATCAGTATCGTTTTAATATTGCACAGTTTTTGCAACAGATTTTATATGAAAAACGTATAGACTACGGAATGTACTTAAGAGTCAGGGTGCCGGTAGCCTTTCAAACACCAAATCGTGTGGCTTTGACAGGAGGTGATTCTATGTCAACATTACGAATGAAACTACAAATTACTTATACAAAATTAAATCCATAA
- a CDS encoding serine hydrolase: MKKIIKYLLFILLITTGILAASGKLYYYKALVYNFVDIDDLNLFHNREVKNGTGLPWNFSTDYNKKNLTDTLTALLEANKSVAFLIVKNDSICFEKYWEDYGQQSLSNSFSMAKSIVALLIGKAIDEGKIKSLDQPVADFIPEFKDGEKSKITIRHLMMMSSGLDWNEGYSSLTSQVTEAYYGTELYKQVTSLGVAEVPGKFWEYKSCDSELLAIIVNKATGKSVAAYASEKLWKPLGAEHSAQWSLDHKDGLEKAYCCFYSNARDFARFGKLMLQHGRWNDTQIIDSAFIHQCITPNNLPNKEDNKPVQHYGYQWWLSTISNHPVYYMRGILGQYVIVIPDMQMIIVRLGHKRSNNPDGKPNDYKFYAEQVIKMFE; this comes from the coding sequence ATGAAAAAGATAATCAAATACCTGCTGTTTATTTTACTGATAACAACAGGAATACTTGCAGCTTCAGGAAAACTGTATTACTACAAAGCTCTTGTTTACAACTTTGTTGATATTGACGATCTTAATTTATTTCACAACAGAGAGGTTAAAAATGGAACCGGATTGCCATGGAATTTTTCTACAGACTACAACAAAAAAAATCTGACCGACACACTAACTGCATTATTGGAAGCCAACAAATCTGTTGCATTTTTAATCGTAAAAAACGATTCCATTTGTTTTGAAAAATATTGGGAGGACTATGGGCAGCAATCACTCTCCAACTCATTTTCTATGGCAAAAAGTATAGTAGCATTATTGATAGGAAAAGCAATTGACGAAGGAAAAATTAAAAGTCTCGATCAGCCGGTTGCAGATTTCATTCCTGAATTTAAAGATGGAGAAAAATCGAAAATCACCATACGTCATCTGATGATGATGAGTTCGGGGCTTGATTGGAATGAAGGTTATTCATCTTTGACATCACAGGTTACGGAAGCCTATTATGGTACAGAACTTTACAAACAAGTAACCTCATTGGGTGTTGCCGAAGTTCCCGGTAAATTTTGGGAATACAAAAGCTGCGATTCGGAATTGTTAGCCATCATCGTCAACAAAGCAACCGGAAAGAGTGTTGCAGCGTATGCCTCTGAAAAACTTTGGAAACCATTGGGTGCCGAACACAGTGCACAATGGAGCCTTGACCATAAAGATGGTTTAGAAAAAGCTTACTGTTGTTTTTACAGCAATGCACGTGACTTTGCACGGTTTGGAAAATTGATGCTACAACATGGTCGTTGGAATGACACACAAATTATTGACTCTGCTTTTATACACCAGTGCATCACACCAAATAATTTACCTAATAAAGAAGATAATAAACCTGTTCAACACTACGGCTATCAATGGTGGTTATCCACCATCAGTAATCACCCTGTATATTACATGCGTGGCATCTTAGGACAATATGTCATTGTTATTCCCGATATGCAGATGATTATTGTACGGTTAGGCCATAAAAGAAGTAATAATCCGGATGGAAAGCCTAATGATTATAAATTTTATGCCGAACAGGTCATTAAAATGTTTGAATAA
- a CDS encoding glycogen/starch synthase, producing the protein MIKKPKVLFISQEIFPYLESSTIGNIARHLPQGTQEKGKEIRTFMPRFGVVNERRNQLHEVIRLSGMNLIIDESDHPLIIKVASIQAARMQVYFIDNEEYFQRKHTTHDADNNFFKDNDDRTIFFCRGVLETVKKLGWAPDIIHCHGWMSSLIPLFVKTAYREDPIFRNARVVYSVYDDEFSESFHDSYSKKLMMEGISTNDVKDIKSPNFENITIAAINKSDAIIKGAEKLNTKIDNHIKKSGKLILPYQSPENYVEAYNTFYDEIMEEISIEA; encoded by the coding sequence ATGATTAAAAAGCCCAAGGTCCTGTTCATATCGCAGGAAATTTTCCCTTATCTCGAAAGTTCAACAATAGGTAACATTGCAAGACATCTGCCACAAGGCACACAAGAGAAAGGTAAAGAAATAAGAACCTTTATGCCACGCTTTGGCGTTGTTAATGAGCGTAGAAATCAATTACATGAAGTTATCCGACTTTCAGGTATGAATCTGATAATTGATGAAAGCGATCATCCTTTAATTATAAAGGTTGCCAGTATTCAGGCTGCTCGCATGCAAGTGTATTTCATTGATAATGAGGAGTATTTTCAAAGAAAACACACAACGCATGATGCAGACAACAACTTTTTTAAAGACAATGACGACCGAACCATTTTCTTCTGTCGTGGTGTTCTTGAAACGGTTAAAAAACTCGGTTGGGCACCGGATATAATTCATTGCCATGGCTGGATGTCGAGTCTGATTCCATTATTTGTAAAAACAGCTTATCGCGAAGACCCTATTTTCAGAAATGCAAGAGTAGTGTATTCTGTGTATGATGATGAATTCAGTGAATCCTTTCATGACAGTTACTCCAAAAAGTTAATGATGGAAGGAATATCAACTAATGATGTAAAAGACATAAAAAGTCCAAACTTCGAAAACATTACAATTGCTGCAATTAACAAGTCCGATGCTATCATTAAAGGTGCTGAAAAACTCAATACCAAGATTGATAATCATATTAAAAAATCAGGCAAATTGATTTTACCATACCAATCTCCTGAAAATTACGTTGAGGCATACAATACTTTCTATGACGAAATCATGGAAGAAATATCCATTGAAGCCTAA
- a CDS encoding EpsG family protein: MRLILLGILVFASRWFFLDAGYGAEEDAWGYAMNALAMDSTHSYQYSRLPGHPVPEYIYYLLPVRHSFVFNLCTALLSTIAVLLFYLICNKYKLNATAGALMLAFTPVFYIQSTNAMDYNWSLCFLLASLYFAGRRKIFLVAFMLALATGCRITAILFILPLCIYLYKADKSWKHIRQLLFLTPILSTLCYLPLILKYQLKFLTYVNQFGYPSVLKTIYKASFGVWGTLGFIVIVIAFGYALQNIIIGNQSRKYKPILLCAASTIIIYTLLFFYEPHKSAYLIPIIPFVFIIILIALQDKVWPVVITASLATSCFFAGINLAEPNRSALPGKFALTRKVNNQRICFDPLSGNVVDDYAKRIQRIKYAESVIEKVQHLQGGNAVICGYWVNMISILSIGHLNEQITLLHYADEQELIRLKNANMKIYYIPGQDSFNDVCFKSVFTHKWAKSLFP; the protein is encoded by the coding sequence ATGCGGCTTATCCTTTTGGGAATATTGGTGTTTGCCAGTCGTTGGTTTTTTCTTGATGCCGGTTATGGTGCCGAAGAAGATGCATGGGGCTATGCCATGAATGCACTTGCAATGGATTCAACACATAGTTATCAGTATTCACGTTTGCCCGGACACCCTGTACCTGAGTATATCTATTACCTTTTGCCTGTAAGACATTCTTTTGTTTTTAACCTATGTACAGCGCTGTTAAGTACCATTGCTGTGTTGCTGTTTTATTTAATCTGCAATAAGTATAAACTCAATGCTACAGCCGGAGCGTTGATGCTTGCTTTTACTCCAGTATTTTATATTCAAAGTACCAATGCAATGGATTATAACTGGTCTTTGTGTTTCTTATTAGCATCACTCTATTTTGCAGGAAGGAGAAAAATATTTTTAGTTGCCTTCATGCTTGCTTTAGCTACAGGATGCCGCATCACTGCTATTCTTTTTATACTACCACTGTGTATTTATCTCTATAAAGCTGATAAAAGCTGGAAACATATCAGGCAATTGCTTTTTCTTACACCCATACTCAGTACACTATGCTATCTTCCATTAATTCTGAAATATCAATTAAAGTTTCTTACCTACGTAAATCAGTTTGGATATCCCTCTGTTTTAAAAACCATCTATAAAGCATCTTTTGGAGTTTGGGGTACATTGGGTTTTATAGTTATAGTTATAGCTTTTGGATATGCTCTTCAAAATATTATTATTGGAAACCAAAGCCGAAAATATAAACCCATATTGTTGTGTGCCGCATCAACAATTATAATTTATACCTTACTTTTTTTCTATGAACCGCATAAGTCTGCATATCTCATTCCAATAATTCCCTTCGTGTTTATAATAATTCTGATTGCATTGCAGGACAAAGTTTGGCCCGTAGTGATTACAGCTTCATTGGCAACAAGCTGTTTTTTTGCAGGTATCAATCTGGCCGAGCCCAACCGGTCGGCACTACCCGGTAAATTTGCATTAACAAGAAAAGTTAATAACCAACGGATATGCTTCGACCCTTTGAGTGGTAATGTTGTTGACGATTATGCCAAAAGAATACAGCGAATAAAATATGCTGAAAGTGTTATTGAAAAAGTGCAGCATCTACAAGGTGGCAATGCAGTGATTTGTGGCTATTGGGTTAATATGATTTCCATTTTGAGTATAGGACACCTGAACGAGCAAATAACACTGTTGCATTATGCCGATGAGCAGGAACTGATAAGATTGAAAAATGCCAATATGAAGATTTATTATATACCGGGGCAAGACAGTTTTAATGATGTTTGTTTTAAAAGTGTCTTTACACATAAATGGGCAAAAAGCCTATTTCCATAA
- a CDS encoding M28 family peptidase: protein MLRKHTLASLIFICVLLQRHLVFAQQDDARKVITELTSKKYFGRGYLKNGDKKAAHFIKKQFSNLGLTPVNNRWFQHFTHPVNRFPKNVSLITDTKSWIPGKEFIIHHQSSAANGTWPIAWADSSEIISCLNNDFDSCYVITRPVYNKHQKEITTLLFKRKKGALVILETNKLTWSVGTSVFNTPVVEVYDSLFSRQTKNITIKADAEFNTRYESKNVIGLITGNKKPDSLIVITAHYDHLGGMGNKTFFPGANDNASGVAMLLSLAEYFSKQENRQPYSILFIAFAGEEAGLQGSKYYTDHPLLPLSKIRFLINLDLLGTGDDGIMVVNATEFEKDFSILQSINDTAKYVSSIGKRGKAKNSDHYYFSENGVPSFFIYTLGGVTWYHDVMDKSETLTLTKYDNVFQLLKSFVIALQ, encoded by the coding sequence ATGCTGCGAAAACATACTCTTGCATCACTGATTTTTATTTGTGTACTACTCCAGAGACATCTTGTATTTGCACAGCAAGACGATGCACGTAAAGTCATTACAGAATTAACTTCAAAAAAATATTTTGGTCGCGGCTACCTAAAAAATGGCGATAAGAAAGCGGCACATTTCATTAAAAAACAATTCAGCAATCTTGGATTAACGCCTGTTAATAACAGATGGTTTCAACATTTTACACATCCGGTAAACCGCTTTCCAAAAAATGTAAGTTTGATTACCGACACAAAAAGCTGGATTCCCGGAAAAGAATTTATAATTCATCATCAATCATCAGCTGCGAATGGAACCTGGCCTATAGCATGGGCAGATTCTTCAGAAATTATTTCATGTCTTAACAATGATTTCGACAGTTGTTATGTTATAACACGTCCGGTTTACAATAAGCATCAAAAAGAAATTACAACATTACTGTTTAAACGAAAAAAAGGAGCATTGGTGATTCTTGAAACGAATAAATTAACATGGAGTGTTGGCACTTCTGTGTTTAATACTCCTGTTGTTGAAGTATATGATAGTTTATTCAGTCGTCAAACTAAAAACATCACCATAAAAGCAGATGCTGAATTTAATACACGATATGAATCAAAAAATGTAATTGGATTAATTACCGGAAATAAAAAACCTGATTCTTTAATTGTAATAACTGCACATTACGATCATTTAGGTGGCATGGGAAATAAAACATTTTTTCCTGGTGCTAATGATAATGCAAGTGGTGTTGCCATGTTGCTTTCTTTAGCAGAATATTTTTCAAAACAAGAAAACAGACAACCCTATTCTATTTTATTTATTGCTTTTGCAGGTGAAGAAGCCGGGTTACAGGGTTCAAAATACTATACAGATCATCCTTTGCTTCCATTATCAAAAATTCGATTTTTGATAAATCTCGATTTACTTGGTACAGGCGATGATGGTATTATGGTTGTTAATGCAACTGAATTTGAAAAAGATTTTTCAATTTTACAATCCATCAACGACACAGCCAAATATGTAAGCAGCATTGGCAAAAGAGGTAAAGCAAAAAACAGTGACCACTACTACTTCAGTGAAAACGGTGTGCCTTCATTTTTTATTTATACACTTGGTGGCGTTACCTGGTATCATGACGTAATGGACAAGTCAGAAACTCTGACTTTAACCAAGTATGACAATGTATTTCAGCTTTTAAAATCATTCGTCATTGCTTTGCAGTGA
- a CDS encoding ligase-associated DNA damage response exonuclease: MAMLLELTNKGIYCPQADVYIDPHRRVENAIITHAHSDHARPGSSHYLAHKDSEAMLRMRLGEQISLRTVDYGETFTINGVKFSLHPAGHIIGSAQIKVAYKDEVWVAAGDYKLHDDGFCPKYEQVKCNVFITESTFGLPIYKWQPQQQVMQDISAWINTNNQQQTTSVLMGYTLGKMQRLIKHLNHFDFGIYGTPDVVAVNNRLREAGCDLPYVKQLKSNYEKENLKGALIFASPSGARSALFKKLENYSVGYCSGWMLHGKSKYYSHVDRGFALSDHADWEELNTAVKESGAEKIYVTHGSTATFSKWLCENGYDAKEINMMKGVGSVD; encoded by the coding sequence ATGGCAATGTTATTAGAGTTGACAAACAAGGGTATTTACTGTCCACAGGCAGATGTCTATATTGATCCACATCGCAGAGTGGAAAATGCCATCATCACACATGCGCACAGCGACCATGCACGCCCTGGAAGCAGTCACTATCTTGCTCATAAAGATTCAGAAGCCATGCTGCGTATGCGATTGGGCGAACAAATCAGTTTGCGTACGGTTGATTATGGTGAAACATTTACCATTAACGGAGTAAAGTTCTCTTTGCATCCGGCAGGTCATATTATTGGCAGTGCACAGATAAAGGTTGCGTATAAAGATGAAGTATGGGTAGCAGCTGGCGATTATAAACTACACGATGATGGTTTCTGTCCTAAATATGAACAAGTAAAATGTAATGTGTTTATTACAGAGTCAACGTTTGGTTTACCCATTTACAAATGGCAGCCACAACAACAGGTGATGCAGGATATTTCTGCATGGATAAATACAAATAATCAGCAACAAACTACTTCTGTGCTGATGGGTTATACGCTTGGTAAAATGCAAAGGCTTATTAAACACTTAAACCATTTTGACTTTGGTATTTATGGAACACCCGATGTTGTTGCTGTCAACAACAGATTGCGCGAAGCCGGTTGTGATTTGCCTTATGTTAAACAGTTGAAATCAAACTATGAAAAAGAAAACCTGAAAGGGGCATTAATATTTGCATCACCATCAGGGGCGCGCTCAGCATTATTCAAGAAACTTGAAAACTATAGTGTTGGTTATTGCAGTGGCTGGATGTTGCATGGTAAATCGAAATATTACAGTCATGTTGACCGTGGTTTTGCACTAAGCGACCATGCCGACTGGGAGGAGTTGAATACAGCAGTTAAAGAAAGTGGTGCAGAAAAAATTTATGTAACTCATGGAAGTACAGCAACATTTTCAAAATGGCTTTGCGAAAATGGATATGATGCAAAGGAAATTAATATGATGAAAGGGGTAGGTAGCGTTGATTAA
- the lipB gene encoding lipoyl(octanoyl) transferase LipB: MQEILYADLGSSDYKQTWDFQEQLLQQIMQLKLEGRNQGFGDHAPTPHYLLFCEHPHVFTLGKSGKPEHLLSNEQQLKNAHATYYKINRGGDITYHGPGQVVGYPILNLDLFFNDIHRYMRFLEEVIIRTLNEYGIVGSRIEKLTGVWIDAGKPSARKICAFGVRCSRWITMHGWALNVNTQLDYFNHIVPCGISDKAVTSMEKELGKNMNLDEVKSILLKHFSEVFNASIKNVGKEKLIVKERT; encoded by the coding sequence GTGCAGGAAATACTTTATGCGGATTTAGGTTCATCGGACTACAAACAAACCTGGGATTTTCAAGAGCAACTTCTTCAACAGATTATGCAACTGAAATTAGAAGGACGTAATCAGGGATTTGGCGATCATGCACCAACACCGCATTACTTATTGTTTTGTGAACATCCGCATGTTTTCACCTTAGGAAAAAGTGGAAAGCCTGAACATTTGCTTTCTAACGAGCAGCAACTTAAAAATGCCCATGCTACCTACTATAAAATAAATCGTGGTGGCGATATTACTTATCATGGTCCCGGACAAGTTGTAGGCTATCCCATTCTGAATCTTGACTTGTTTTTTAATGACATTCATCGCTATATGCGCTTCCTCGAAGAGGTTATTATTCGAACCTTAAATGAATATGGCATTGTTGGGAGTAGAATTGAAAAACTTACAGGGGTGTGGATTGATGCAGGAAAGCCAAGTGCCAGAAAAATTTGTGCCTTTGGTGTACGATGCAGCAGATGGATAACTATGCATGGGTGGGCACTCAATGTGAATACACAGTTAGATTATTTTAACCACATTGTTCCATGCGGCATCAGCGATAAAGCAGTTACATCCATGGAAAAAGAACTTGGAAAAAATATGAATCTTGATGAAGTGAAATCCATTTTACTAAAGCATTTCAGTGAGGTTTTTAACGCATCAATTAAAAATGTTGGAAAAGAAAAACTTATTGTAAAAGAAAGAACATGA
- a CDS encoding TonB-dependent receptor has product MKKPILLFTFFLLSVTLFATDQVLFIKDKSNGKPVNEAVVLWIMPSGKSQILLPDNKGCVKLPATRESGSLIEVRCLGYQNQKINKENSGDTIWLTRNEVSLNEVAVTASYAPAPTIQSTYAIKVIGKETFDNMGAVNVADVLSKQLNMSTGYDQAFGSTLTMMGMDMKNVKVLIDGVPVIGRMNGNIDLNQLNLAAVERIEVVEGPMSTAYGTDAIAGAINLITKPQTIKKTTAGASAYYENIGTYNTDLNTSVNFKHAGLKITGGRNFFEGWNLIDDRRAFEWKPKTQYFGTALLQYTFNKVKVAYQMGIFDEKITDKGPVTITPFSAYGYDTYFKTLRNNHSISYDWFLSGKNKINGHVAFSGYDRHKEVFLKDMVALEQTELTGPDFSDETKFYSWNVRNAFSHVDENKNINYQGGIDFNIENGTGKRISNKAAMQEYAVFASAEYKPFSKLLIRPGLRYALHSDFTIPLIPSLNLKYDLTKIQAVRLAYSRGFRTPGIKELYLDFIDINHNVQGNSNIKPESSDNFQLIYSLLPQIKGVKINSEIKLYYNKVKNLITLATYSDTSNLYTYINVGHFTSQGIEWSNKIDVGSFSVSAGISYTGTSSFNESLVNDLSWYPQVNGSVSYCFKPFGLTAGMYYKYNGKVPVYVLDSKGNSLKQTNEDYQLLDVTVSKKIWQDRIEIGGGLKNIFNVTDVRRFSTGEIHSGGSSSSSLLPGRLFFLKLSVNI; this is encoded by the coding sequence GTGAAAAAACCCATACTCCTATTCACATTTTTTCTGTTATCTGTAACGCTCTTTGCTACCGATCAAGTATTATTTATTAAAGATAAATCCAATGGCAAGCCGGTAAATGAGGCCGTTGTACTTTGGATAATGCCTTCCGGGAAATCACAAATTCTACTACCCGACAACAAAGGATGTGTTAAATTGCCGGCAACAAGAGAATCGGGTTCTTTAATTGAGGTGCGTTGTCTTGGTTATCAGAACCAAAAAATTAATAAAGAAAATTCCGGTGATACCATTTGGCTAACCAGAAATGAGGTCAGCCTCAATGAAGTTGCTGTCACAGCATCTTATGCACCTGCACCTACCATACAATCTACCTATGCCATAAAAGTAATTGGCAAAGAAACTTTTGACAATATGGGCGCTGTTAATGTTGCCGATGTTCTCAGCAAACAACTCAATATGAGCACTGGTTATGATCAGGCTTTCGGCAGCACACTAACCATGATGGGCATGGATATGAAAAATGTAAAAGTGCTGATAGATGGTGTACCTGTAATAGGAAGAATGAACGGAAATATTGATCTCAACCAACTTAATCTTGCAGCAGTTGAAAGAATAGAAGTAGTTGAAGGACCAATGAGCACTGCTTATGGTACAGATGCAATTGCAGGCGCCATAAATCTGATTACAAAACCACAAACTATTAAAAAAACTACTGCAGGCGCATCGGCTTATTACGAAAACATTGGAACCTACAACACGGACCTGAATACCTCCGTAAACTTTAAACATGCAGGGCTTAAAATTACAGGAGGGCGAAACTTTTTTGAAGGATGGAACCTTATTGATGACAGAAGAGCTTTTGAGTGGAAACCCAAGACACAATATTTCGGTACAGCATTGCTGCAATATACTTTCAACAAGGTGAAGGTTGCATATCAAATGGGCATCTTTGATGAGAAAATTACCGATAAAGGCCCTGTCACAATTACACCATTTTCGGCTTATGGTTACGACACTTATTTTAAAACCCTTCGCAACAACCATTCAATTAGTTACGATTGGTTCCTTTCAGGAAAAAATAAAATCAATGGACATGTAGCTTTTTCAGGATACGACAGGCATAAAGAAGTTTTTCTGAAAGATATGGTTGCCCTTGAACAGACAGAACTTACAGGCCCTGATTTTAGTGATGAAACAAAATTTTACAGTTGGAATGTTAGAAATGCATTCAGCCATGTTGATGAAAATAAAAATATTAATTATCAGGGAGGCATAGATTTTAATATTGAAAATGGAACAGGTAAACGTATTAGCAACAAAGCTGCCATGCAGGAATATGCAGTGTTTGCAAGTGCAGAGTACAAACCTTTTTCTAAACTGCTTATCCGACCCGGATTGCGTTATGCATTACATTCAGATTTTACAATTCCGTTAATTCCTTCGCTGAATCTAAAGTATGATTTAACAAAAATTCAAGCGGTTCGTCTTGCATATAGCCGTGGATTTCGCACTCCCGGAATTAAAGAACTTTATCTTGACTTTATTGATATTAATCACAATGTTCAGGGAAATAGTAACATAAAGCCTGAGTCGTCAGATAATTTTCAGTTAATATATTCCTTATTGCCACAGATAAAAGGTGTAAAAATAAATTCAGAGATAAAACTGTATTACAACAAAGTAAAAAACCTGATAACATTAGCAACTTATAGTGATACATCAAACCTATATACCTACATCAATGTCGGACACTTTACATCACAAGGCATTGAATGGTCAAATAAAATTGATGTTGGCAGTTTTTCAGTTTCAGCAGGTATTTCCTATACGGGAACATCATCCTTCAACGAATCACTTGTTAATGATTTGTCATGGTATCCACAGGTAAATGGCTCTGTAAGCTATTGTTTTAAACCTTTCGGATTGACAGCAGGAATGTATTACAAGTACAATGGAAAAGTTCCTGTGTATGTTTTAGACAGTAAAGGCAACAGCCTCAAACAAACCAACGAAGATTATCAATTGCTCGATGTTACCGTTTCAAAAAAAATATGGCAGGACAGAATTGAAATAGGAGGTGGACTTAAAAACATTTTTAATGTTACCGATGTAAGAAGATTCTCCACAGGCGAAATACACAGCGGTGGTTCATCATCTTCCTCTTTGCTTCCCGGACGATTATTTTTCTTAAAACTTTCAGTGAATATTTAA